The genomic DNA GGCCTCGGCGTAAACGGCCAGCCCCCACCTCTCCCCGTCTCTCGAGCCCCCGCTCCCATGTCCGACCTCAAGATTGTGGTCACGGGCCCGTTTCACGCAGGCAAAACGACGTTTGTGCGCTCATTAGCCCGTGAACAGACCGTATCCACCGAAGAAGCAACCACCCTGTCGGTCGCCAAAGAGCACACGACCGTGGGTCTCGACTTCGGATGCACACGTGTCGGACGCCACTCGGTCAAGCTGTTCGGCACGCCCGGTCAGAAACGGTTTGCGTACATGTGGGACGTGCTCTCGACCGGTGCTGACGGGATCATTCTCCTGATTCCTGCCGATCGACACGACGCGCTCGTCCAATCTTTAACCATCACGAAGCACCTCGGAAAAAAGGAGAAACGACCGCTTGCGGTCGGCATCACGCGGATGGATTTGGCCGACAACGATCCCTTCGATCGCATCTCGCGCACGCTCGGGAAGATGACGCTTTCGATCGACCACATAGACGCGCGAGATGTCGATCAGTGTATGTCGCTGGTCCGTGCACTGGCCCACCATATCGATCCATAAGCGGCACGTCCGTTCCGCACCCCGAGTCCCGCGCACGGGTTGCACCTCCGTTCCTCCCCTCCCTCCCAACGTTCCGCGCATCCGTCATTCGGGCCGCGGACCGCTACCTCCTCATCAACGAACGAATCTCTCTCCAATGGAAAACTACCAAGAACGAAAAAGCTGGTCGGTAAAACAGAAAAACATCCATGCCGAGCTGGCCGACCTGATGAATCTGAGCGACACAGACAAAGAGCTTCTGTCTAACCTCCAGAGCGAGGCGGAAGAGCAGACCAATGCACTCACCGACGATTTTTACGAACGCCTTCTTGCCCACGAAAACACGAAAGAGTATCTTGAGGGCGAGGATATGGACGACCGGCACGCGATGATCGCCGATTGGTTCGTCGACCTGTTTAGCGGGAGCTATGACGAAGAGTACGTCGCCCACCGACTCAACATCGGCCACATTCACGTTCGAATTGGCCTTCCCGTCCGCTACCCACTCTCGATGATCGACGTGATTTCGAGGCACGGCGAGAACGTCGTCGCCAAGAGCAGCGATCCGGAACAGGCAAAACGTGCGTTCCAGAAGGCATTGTCTCTCGATATAGCCGTCTTCAATCAGGCCTATGAAGACCGCCAACTCAAACATCTTGCCGACCTCGTTGGTGGCGAGCGGCTGGCCCGTCGGCTTCTAACCGGTGGGGCAGGCGGGTGAACGCCATGTCTTTCATCACTCGCTTCACCGCGACGCGAATGCATCTCTGCGCTCGCCTTCTCGATTCCACGTATAGCATGAATGACCATGGCTACGATCCGAGAATCTCTACAAAAGGCGATGCACATCGACGGTGCGATCGGCGTTGCGCTGGTCAATTTCGAATCCGGAGTTTGCCTTGGGACAATGGGGGGAGGATCTCTGGACATGGAACTGGCCGGAGCCGCCACGACGGACGTCGTTCGCTCCAAGATCAACCTTATCGATCAATTGGCGCTCGATGATCAGATTGAAGACATCCTCATCACGCTGGGCAACCAGTATCACCTCATTCACTCCTTTCCCAGACACGAATCCGTCTTTTCCTATCTCATTCTCAACCGAGAAAAAGCAACTCTTCCGCTTGCTCGCACGCACCTTCGGTCCATCGGCCGTTCCCTGAGCCTCGACGAATCATGAGGACGTGTTGTCCTCGGCCGGGCGTTGCCGCCCCAGAAGCACAGGAGGCGGAAACACCCTTGAGGTTCAGGTCGCCCCCCTGCTGCACCTTGTCTATCTAATCGGATTGATTTCCATGTCTTCCCACCGCAAGCGCCTCAATATCAAGAATCGCATTGAGGAGTCCGACATCCCGATCGAAGGTCGCGAACCGTTGAAGAGATTGTGTCAGATGGTCTTCGACGACGACTGTGGCGAACTGAAAAACATTCGCGTCGCCTGGGAGGTCCCAGATCAGAATGCCGGGCGCAGTGCCCCGCGCGACGACTGGCGGATCTACGAATGCGACGTGCTTGGCCTCCGGTTTTCCGTTCCCTGCGGCACCCCCATTCCCATGATTCTGGCGGAAGAGCACACGCCGGACGGGGACGTGTTAAGTGTCGTCTACCGGTTCGTGCACCCCGATTTTCTGACCAACACGGATGCCCTTCTAGATAATCTCGTCCAGCATCTCCAGGACGAGATTCAGGACCGGCTCGCATCCCTTTCGACCACCTACAACCTGGTTACGGCGCTGCACGACATGGAGACGCTTCCGATCGAAACGTCGGCGCCCGAATCAGTTGCCCGCACGAACGACCGGGGCTACGAGCGCATCGATGAAAGTCCACTAGAAGGGAAGGCCTAACGACTAGCCGAAGCAGCCCAGCATGGTTTCCCCACGTGAACCCCGGCCACCGGGGAACCGTCGCTGGACCGGACCGTGCAGAGAAATCGGCGGCACCGCATTCCGCCGCATACGGCATTCAGGGCCCGTAGCTCAGTTGGTTAGAGCAGTCGACTCATAATCGATCGGTCGTGGGTTCAAGTCCCGCCGGGCCCACCCTCATGTTGGAGCAAAAAGAAGCCCCTGAACGCCGGAGACGGCGGGTTCAGGGGCTTTATTATTTTGCTAAACCGAGGCCGCAGACGGGCCGCGAAAGCAGGATTATGCAGGCGATTGCAGAATTGTGCGTAGGATGGGGGTAAAAGGGATTGGAGCGTTTAACAGGTGCTCATAACGGGGAAGCTGAGGTGCGGAGGGCGAGAAAACGCCAACCGGAGTGCTGACCGACAAAATAACAACGCCGAACGGAGTCGTTGCCACTTCCGACCAGCGAAGACGAACTCGCCTACGAGACCTCGATCGATGACGGCACGAGCCCTCCGTCAACTCTAGCGATGTGTTATGCCCGCCTTTCACAGTACACATCACAGTGGAGGAGACTATCCCTCATCAGGAAAAAGCCCCAATTCATCGTTGATTGCTTTCAATACGGAGGTGATCGTACTATTGTGGTGATCCTCCGGGTTACAGTAGGTAGTTGCCTCATTCAGCTTCTCCTTCAAGACAGACAATCGGCCTCCGATCCATCCATATTCAGCACTTGCCTCCCGTAGTGCAAGCAGCGCCATAAACAGGATAATCTCTGTGAGCCTCCCTGATGTCTCCTCGTTGGAGAGGTCACTGGTAAAGTAATGGGCAAATGGTCGGCTGGCGGCACTTACGGCTTCCTCGACTAGAGCGTAGATTTTTTGCTGCAGTGAGACGAGGACATCAAGGTTCTCTGTATTCTCGTCAACCGAAAATTCCATCCCGAGTCCGAAAGGAACGGCAAGAAAGGTTCTGAGGGCCTGAAGTACCCGTTCTTCTCTTGGTGCAGGATAGCCAAGGTGATAGAGAGCATGGTCTTCATTCCAGTATTTTGCTATCGGCACGCTTCGCCTGAACTGGGTATACTGAGGAAAAAACCAAAGGGCACGAGTGCATTGATCAATTGAAAATCCTGAGGCTCGGAAGGATACCTCTTCTATTCCGGCAAGCTTTAGACACTCATCTATCAGATCCCAAGCCCTCTCGACGTTTTCTTCCTCGTTCTCGAGACGTATCAGCCTAACGCGGGCGTCATAAAACCTTGGATCTCTTTCGAGGCGCCTCTCCCAGAACTGGCGAGCATCGCTTGTAATTTCCGCATTTGTTTCAGTGAGCTGTGCCAGCACCTCGGACTTCAGGTGTGTTAATCCTTCGTGTCCGGGTTGATGAGTTAGCCCTCTGTTAATCCATTCCAGAGAGTTTTGAAATCTCTCAGCCCGATAGTTTGATAGGCCAAGCCAATACCAAGTTAATGGATTATGCGTAATCCAGTCTGGATTATGATTTACACCCCGCTCAAGAAATGTCGCTGCTTGATCGGGTTTGTCAAAATCGATAAGAAGACTGATACCCTTGCTAACTAATGCCTCTGGCTTTGTTGGCTCCAATTCAAGTGCGCGGTTGAAGCACTCCATCTCCGCTTCGTGATCTCCGACCTGGTGGTACGCACTTCCTAAGTTTTTTAGGAGCGATGAACGCTCGGATTTCTCACGGGCCTCCTCATATGCCTCAACAGCTTCTTCGGCCTTGCCCAAGGCACTGAGAGCATTTCCTAGATTATAGAAGTCGGCCCAGGTCGGATCGGACTTTTCCTCGATAACCTTTCGGAACAGTTTGCAGCCCTCCTCAATAGCCTCCCTATTGTTTTCTGCGATTCCTTTTTCCGTAAGGGTACACGCTCGACTCAAACGGAGCATTTCCCTATCATGTCCTAGCCGGGAGGCCCGGTTGAGACTCGCGATTGCTTCATCATATCGGTGAAGTTGGTACTGAGCGACCGCGCGAAAGTACCAACCCTGACTAGATTCAGGATGCTGTCCAACAAATTGCTTCAACCGACTTGCTGCACGCTCCGGCTCCTCTGACTCTAGTAGCTCAAGTGCCGTTGAAAGCTCTTCTTCCAGATCTTCATCAGTTCCTATGTTGAAGAGAAGCTCCGGAGTGCGTCCCGACACCTCTACGGAAAGATACTTCTGAGCAAGATCAGGGTGTGCCTCTTCCAGTTGAAGGCGCAGCCATTCCCTGGAGAATACAACGAGGTCCCACCCATACTTCTCGCAAAGCTCGTCCGTCAACTGATCTCTGTCGATTCCACGGGCTTCCTGAGACGTTACGAAAACCAAAGTTTCGAACTCATAATCACGCTCATTCAGTCGTTCCGCGTCTTCCCGCAGTTTTGTCTTCCAATCGTTTCGGAGGCTAAATTGAAAAAAGCAGACGTTGCCATGTCGTCCTCTTCCCCGTCGCGGATATTCCTCCGCATCTCTACCTCCATCTTGGGGTTCAATCGGCTCTATCTCCCTGTAACCGTTTCTGTACAGTAGCTCGGTGGCTAGCCGTTCGAAGGACCGGGGATCAAGCTCATTGTCTATAGTCCAAAGTATCTTGTTAAATGACATGAGTAATATTTTCTGATAAACTGAGCCTCCACATGAAGACTCACTTATAGATAGACCTATATCAAATGCTTGGTATCGAAATCTACTCCCTGTGTGTCGATCGGAGGATTACGGAGACTTCCGTTATGCATAACGGAGGAACTCTGCCGCGACGGGCAGGAAAAGGTATAGCGCCAGCAGCCGAAACGCTACCGCCGGAAATTAGCCGCTGCCCGTCGTCGGCAGCAGTGCGGGTTATGCTGCTGAATGATTGGATTGCGTACCACCCCGGAGCATCTTCACGACAATGGCTACAGAGGAAATCACGACGGCCAAAATCAGCGGAAGTCCAAGGAGCACAGCCCACCAATACGGAAGGATCGTCACAAAGTAGACGAACGACTCGGGCAGTGCGCGAATGATCGACTGTATGCCCGTCACCTCGACTTCTCCGTTGGCGATCAGATCCCCCCAACCCAGTCCGTACAGAAGAATCAACAAGGCTGAGAGGCAAATACCAAAGGTTCTCGCGAAGAACTTCCAAAGGCTCCGCCATCGGCTCGCCTTCTCATCTGTTTCTCCGGCCATAACACACTTTCACGGTGGAGCAGCATAACATTATAATTATCCGGAAGGCTTCGGGATAGCAAAAACTATCCGGACTAAATCGGTCCTCAGCGACGCTGATGCGACATTAGCGCAATGAGTGCTATCCAGAAGGCTTATGGAATTACGCACACTATCTAGACAATGTCCAGAAGCGAGTTTTCCTCTGTGTCTCGACATAAATAGTGGCTGGCCGCATCCTCCTGCCCACTACTTGTCCCCAAACACCTCCTCCATCACGTTCTTCGACGCGCTCGGTATCAGATGAGCGTACTTCTGCGTGACCTCCGTCGAGCTGTGACCGAGGACTTTGCTTACCACAGCTATGGAGGCTTTACGCTGCACCATCCATGAAGCAAACGTGTGGCGTAAGGAGTGAAAGCGAAAGCGGTCAGAGAGCCCAGCCTCCCGGACGTAGTTTTTGAACTGCTTGGACATGTAGGTCGCATTGAGTTTGTCTCCCCGGTAGCCGTGGAAGACGTATGCGTCGCCTGTCCCTTCATGATTCGCCTCCAGACGCTCGAGAACGCGCTCTGCTCGGCCGACCACCGGAACGCTGCGCTCGTGGCCGCTCTTCGTTCTGAAGCCATCCTCAGCACCAGAGGCATCCACGTTTCGGACGGTGATGTATCCCGTCTCCAGATCCACGTCGTGCCAACGTAGGTGAACGATTTCGCCGGCACGGAGTCCGGTGTGCACGGCGATTTCTACCACGTCTTTCAGCCAGACGATCTGACCTTCCTGGACTTCCCCCTTCTCGCGCTTTGCCTCGTAGTCTCGCTGGATTTCCTCAAGAATGGCGTCGACCTGTGTCTCCGTCAGAAACTCCGGGACTCGCTTTCCGGGCCTCGGCTTGAGGACGTCGTTGATCGGGTTGTACTCGATGTGCCCCTCTTCTTCTGCCCAGTTGAAGAAGGTACGGAGGTGCCGGTAGCGATAGGCTCTCGTACTCTCCCGTACGTCGCCATCCTGCACGACGCTGTCTACCTGGTCGGCCGTGACGTGGCTCAGTTTTAACCCGACCGGGAGAACCAGGAGAAGCGTATTCATCGCCGACCGATACGCCTTGATCGTCGCGGGCCGGAGCCTCTGGCGCGTCTCCATGAACAGGCTGACCGCCTGCTCGACGGTCGGATTGTCCGTTCCTGTTGTGCGGTTTGGATTCCATGGATCAAGCTCACCCGAGGCCACCTCCTCCTCGAGCTTGCGTGCCTTCTTCTCTGCCACCCTCTTCCGCGTCGTACCCAGGGGAAAGGACTTCCGGGCCGGGTCCTTCTGCGGATTGTAGAAGTAGGCGAAGTACCGGTTGTCGATCTTCCGTATGGACTGTAAACGGGTCTGCGTGGCTACGCTCATGGTTAAATGCTTGAGAGGGCTATGAGTGTGGAGTCATGTGATTGAGCTACACCACACGCTAAGCTGATTTCGGCAATTAAAAAGAAAACCCCTTCCGTAGTCGTCGGAGGGGTTTTGTCTTGCAGAACGCCCATTGAAGCCACTCAGGGCGTCTCACATCGAAAGATGGTCCTACCGTCCCAGCGCCATCCCACTTGGGACGGTCCCCTAACTGTAACGGACCCGTCTCTTTTGGCAGAGGAAGGGGCGGATCAAATTGTTCGGAGAATATCCCCGAGGTTGTCTAACGAGCGAAGAACGCTCAACCCTTGCCCACATCGGGCCTTGCCGGTCATGGCAGCCAGAGCGCTGCATGCGTGTGCGCGGAGTCACGCTTTGATGTCCCGGTATCCGCTGACATACCCTCCCAATGAACGCCCCCTATGATGCACATGAACTACCTCACGCTTGTCCGCGCGCTACGCTCAGGAAATTCGACAAAATAGACCCCAACACGGGTGAAGTAAATCCCGGTACCGTATGGACTCGCTGTGGAACAAAAGGCTGTCCGGAATGCGGGCCCTGGCTGCGACGATGCCACTTTGCCCACAACATGCGCCTACTTCATGAACACGAGGCGCGGTTCGGGCTGACGCTTTCTATCCGTCCGGGGTACTTCGATGACACTTTTAACCATCGCCTGTGGCTGCCGCACCTTGCAGATGTCCATACATACCTTATCGACAAGTTCAGGCGCCTCTGCGCCCCATTTATCTTTTTCCGCTACCTCGAGTGGGACAGCGAGCAGGACACGGATGGCGAGCATGGGAGCAGGGACAAAACGATCCCACATTACCACTACGTCATGGCTGCCAAACCAAAGGAGCCTAGCAAAGGCTCCTTTCCGGAACTCGCCGAGAAGTATTTCGCGAGGAAGGGTGCCGGTTGCAGTGCCTGTTTGGACACGTTGACATCTTTAGAGTCACTCCAGAATTGGGTCGGTTACTGCGCGAAAACACTAACTCGCCCCTCCAGACGTACAAACCTGGCACCTCCCAAAACCAGATGGTACAGTGCGAGCCAAGGGTTTGGCTTCAACAGCACTGAACAGGTCGCTCTTCGCTCCGATGTGGCTCGCGAAAACGCCGGCGACGACGCTTTCTGTCTCGATAAACACCTCGACCGCGTGATCCATCGTCAACTCGCTAAGAAGGAAGGGGAAGCCATCCGACTTCCCGATGGGCGGGAAGGCATTCTTCTGAGAAGCGACCATGTTCAATCAGAAGTGTGCATCGACGGAAGTGTGGAGTGGTTCTCCAATCAGGAACTCGTTACAGAGGATCTCGACATTCCTCCCGTGATGCACTTTCATCCCCCAGAGCGGACGTCGGGGGACATCTTCAACCAGCGGCTCGATAGCGACCAGCCAGACGACGAAAAGCCAACTGCGTTTACTCCAGGTGCAAAAGCTCACAAGTCTCGCTTTATCCTTCGCAATGATAATAGAGAGATTGTCTACGAGCGGGAACTGTAATATAGAACAACTCCGGGGGAGGCGGTGCGTCCCAGCAGGAGCGACAACGCTCGGCGCGTACGAGCGCGACATGCGAATGGAGGAAGGCCGGATTGTATCCGTGCACCCCGACAAAGGGTGGTGCAAGGTGCAAACCGCCAGTGGCCGCCAGCTCCAGAAGGTGCGCCTGACCTCTCCCGGCATGTCCAACGCCGGGCGTGGGTTCCGCATCACGCCCCGATCGAATACGATGTGTGTGGTCCTGTACGACGCACGCTCGCCCTACGATCGGGCCTTCCTGGTTGGCACGACGCCCGACGAGGCTCCGGACGAATCGATGGGCGAGTGGGGTGCCCCGGGCGACCTAGAGTACACGATGGAGCACGGCGGCCACTGGCTCGGCACGCAGACGGGCCTGACCGATTTCATGGCCTCCCCGTGGGCACGCCTGACCCTGCTCCCATCCACGCAGACCGCGCGGCTTACAACCCGCAACCATGAGCGCCTCTACTCCCCATTCAGCCACGATCGGCTGATCCAAGACGACGAAGCGGAGGTCAGCTTTCGGGAGCTGATGGTGAACAGCCGTTTCCTCTACCGAGACGGCGATGCGGCGCCCAACATCATCTGGACGCTCGGGAATCAGACGGACTCGGACAAAGTGAGCCCGCTAAACCCGAAGTCGAAGCACCTTTCTTTTTTTGTTGTCGAGAACCGCGATCCGGACGACGGAAGCACGGTCACGCACCGCTTCCAAGAAGGGATCGGCGCCGCGGACGGCCGGATGCGCTACACCTTGATGCAGGACCTGGAGCAGTCGATCGGCTTCGAGGAAGTGGTGGGCTGGGATCAGGGCATCATCCACAGCTTCGCCATCGAGACGGAGGACGTCACCCACGAACGCCGCTGGGGCTTCTTCACCGAGGGCACGCTCGCGCACGAGGAGCACATCGAGATGGGCGAGGATGTCACCTTCGACCACAAGCTCGGCAACCGCGAAGGCGTCGTCTCAGAGACGCTCTGGAAACGCGCAGGCGTCACCGTCACCGAACGCATTGGCGATTTCGAGAAGACGGCCTACGAGCTGGATGTGGCGCAGGACGACGAGTCCAAGATGACGGCCCGCATCGAGCCCACCGGCCGGATCGAGATCACGAACCCGACCTGGACGATCGACATCGAGAAAGGCTCGAAGGCCACGATCACGAATGGCGACACGACCTTCCTGATCGACGGCGAGGACATCTTCGTCGGCGGCCCGGACGGCTCGGAAATGATGGCCTTGGGCGACACGCTGAAGAAGCTCCTTGACCGGACGCTTCCGACTTGTGGAGAAGTGGCCCTGCGAAAAACCGTCCCAGCTGGGATGAACGACCACGACGATTTTCCGAATCGCACAAATCCGACCGTCCCAGCTGGGATGGTTTACTGAACAACGAATGACGGGCACCGGGAAAACCCGCAAAAATCCGACGGAAGGGGGCACCATAGGCATGAACGGAGCCGTGCTGACCGAATCCTCAGCGCGGCTCCACCCTGTTCTCTGACATCTTGAAACCCCTTCCTCTATGCCATTCCCTAACTGGCTACCCCCATCCCTCTGGCTTCGTGCCCACCGCCTTCGCCAGACCTACAACCTATCCGGTGACTCGACCATCGAAGACGTCGTCCGGGCGATCGGTCGTATGTCCACACGCGACATGAAGTCCTGCCTGAAGATCTTCACCTCCTTGCCGTACAAGCAGAGGCAGAGGATCCTATCCGACGGACACCGTCACGTCGTCGGACGGGCGGTTGCGACGCGGCTGGCGCGGCTGTACCACGGACGCACCTGCACCGAAGAGCAGGCCGCAGCCTTCCTTGCGATGCTCACGGAGGGCATGTCTCTGCCCGGCACCGATCTGGATCTTCCCCAAGAGCTTCGGGACGCCGTCCCGGCCGTCCTCGTGTACAAGGGCCGCACCCCGTATATCGCCCTTCTGGATGGCGAAGGGTCGGTCCTCGACGTGCTTCCCTTCACACTGAAAGGCCTCCCTGAAAAGCACCATCGCCGCCTGGAGCGGCGCCTCCCCATCAACTTAGCATCCATGGGGCTGTAAGCACCGTTCCTACTAACACTACAGTTCCTGAAAACAGAAAAGGTGGCCCTGCGCAATGGCGGGGCCACCTTCTTGTTGTCGATCACAGAATACTCCAGTTGACGAGACCGGAGGAGAAGACTGTGCCTTCGTGTTTCTGCAATCAAGTTCAAAACACAACACAAGGGCTTACAAGCACACCAACCATTTGATCCCCCTTACCTGATTCCCGCATCCCCCCTGCCTCGTACCCCCGGAAGCATTCACCCGGGGAAGGAAGCCATTGACCGCTCCTTACAGCGGGAAGCGCCCGAGCCTCATCATCCATGGCCTAAAGAGACCGGGACAGCTTCCACACGCTGTACGATCATTCGAACGCGCATATGTTCATGATATGTGTAATACTGCGTGTGCCTTATCTTGCACCGCACGTACTCGTTCACCGGCCACAGTGACGGCTCCCGATATGGTTTGTGTAGCCTGGGATATCGAAACCTGCCCGCAGCCCCTCTCTGCCCTCACGGATACCCAGAAAGAACGCTACGAGACGGAGATGAGGCAGAGCGAGCGAAAGAAGCCCGACCTGGACCACGAGGACCGCTGCCGCCTGGTCCGGAGCACGCACCCGCTGCTGGGCTGGATCTGCTGCATCAGCGCCGTGAGCGGGACGCTGGACGGCCAGGTAAACGATCCCGTGAGCTGGACCG from Longibacter salinarum includes the following:
- a CDS encoding GTP-binding protein, which gives rise to MSDLKIVVTGPFHAGKTTFVRSLAREQTVSTEEATTLSVAKEHTTVGLDFGCTRVGRHSVKLFGTPGQKRFAYMWDVLSTGADGIILLIPADRHDALVQSLTITKHLGKKEKRPLAVGITRMDLADNDPFDRISRTLGKMTLSIDHIDARDVDQCMSLVRALAHHIDP
- a CDS encoding protoglobin domain-containing protein — its product is MENYQERKSWSVKQKNIHAELADLMNLSDTDKELLSNLQSEAEEQTNALTDDFYERLLAHENTKEYLEGEDMDDRHAMIADWFVDLFSGSYDEEYVAHRLNIGHIHVRIGLPVRYPLSMIDVISRHGENVVAKSSDPEQAKRAFQKALSLDIAVFNQAYEDRQLKHLADLVGGERLARRLLTGGAGG
- a CDS encoding tetratricopeptide repeat protein — protein: MSFNKILWTIDNELDPRSFERLATELLYRNGYREIEPIEPQDGGRDAEEYPRRGRGRHGNVCFFQFSLRNDWKTKLREDAERLNERDYEFETLVFVTSQEARGIDRDQLTDELCEKYGWDLVVFSREWLRLQLEEAHPDLAQKYLSVEVSGRTPELLFNIGTDEDLEEELSTALELLESEEPERAASRLKQFVGQHPESSQGWYFRAVAQYQLHRYDEAIASLNRASRLGHDREMLRLSRACTLTEKGIAENNREAIEEGCKLFRKVIEEKSDPTWADFYNLGNALSALGKAEEAVEAYEEAREKSERSSLLKNLGSAYHQVGDHEAEMECFNRALELEPTKPEALVSKGISLLIDFDKPDQAATFLERGVNHNPDWITHNPLTWYWLGLSNYRAERFQNSLEWINRGLTHQPGHEGLTHLKSEVLAQLTETNAEITSDARQFWERRLERDPRFYDARVRLIRLENEEENVERAWDLIDECLKLAGIEEVSFRASGFSIDQCTRALWFFPQYTQFRRSVPIAKYWNEDHALYHLGYPAPREERVLQALRTFLAVPFGLGMEFSVDENTENLDVLVSLQQKIYALVEEAVSAASRPFAHYFTSDLSNEETSGRLTEIILFMALLALREASAEYGWIGGRLSVLKEKLNEATTYCNPEDHHNSTITSVLKAINDELGLFPDEG
- a CDS encoding tyrosine-type recombinase/integrase, whose translation is MSVATQTRLQSIRKIDNRYFAYFYNPQKDPARKSFPLGTTRKRVAEKKARKLEEEVASGELDPWNPNRTTGTDNPTVEQAVSLFMETRQRLRPATIKAYRSAMNTLLLVLPVGLKLSHVTADQVDSVVQDGDVRESTRAYRYRHLRTFFNWAEEEGHIEYNPINDVLKPRPGKRVPEFLTETQVDAILEEIQRDYEAKREKGEVQEGQIVWLKDVVEIAVHTGLRAGEIVHLRWHDVDLETGYITVRNVDASGAEDGFRTKSGHERSVPVVGRAERVLERLEANHEGTGDAYVFHGYRGDKLNATYMSKQFKNYVREAGLSDRFRFHSLRHTFASWMVQRKASIAVVSKVLGHSSTEVTQKYAHLIPSASKNVMEEVFGDK